A region from the Brassica napus cultivar Da-Ae chromosome C8, Da-Ae, whole genome shotgun sequence genome encodes:
- the LOC106375026 gene encoding protein NIM1-INTERACTING 1 yields the protein MYPKQLNLHDCPSSALKTMKNEKDQNVEIKEVNMIDKREREEEEEEERKIDTFFKLIKTYQEARKRRREEFTGNSGEARKKWNGGERSCVVVPAFLPEDFSECRMDLKPVMVVADRKEDDIKLKEEEDEEAKKEGQEETGLDLNLAL from the coding sequence ATGTATCCCAAACAACTTAATCTACACGATTGCCCCTCTAGTGCCCTGAAGACCATGAAGAACGAGAAGGACCAAAATGTGGAGATCAAGGAGGTCAACATGATcgacaagagagaaagagaagaggaagaggaagaagagaggaagATTGATACGTTCTTTAAGCTTATCAAAACGTATCAAGAAGCACGAAAACGAAGACGTGAAGAGTTCACTGGGAACTCTGGCGAGGCGAGGAAGAAATGGAACGGGGGAGAGAGATCCTGCGTTGTGGTCCCGGCGTTTCTTCCGGAAGATTTCTCTGAGTGTCGTATGGATTTGAAGCCAGTGATGGTTGTTGCTGATCGCAAGGAAGATGATATCAAGttgaaagaagaggaagatgaagaagcaaaGAAGGAGGGACAAGAAGAGACGGGTTTAGATCTTAATCTTGCATTGTAG
- the LOC106352669 gene encoding polygalacturonase At1g48100-like, whose protein sequence is MKMLISSYTRNQILCFIALIITLTSLTESRYHHHKEKHKHNSHNHHSSKPEPPSSSISQPPTPPPGPDDSPSPSLPPSPSDDPEEDNNGVYDVRKFGAVGDGAADDTEAFKTAWDSSCSNGNDTVSVLLVPYGYTFMIQSTIFTGPCHSYQLFQVDGTIVTPDGPESWPSNISKRQWLVFYRVNGMALKGAGVIDGRGQKWWDLPCKPHRTVNKSAIVAGPCDSPIALRFFMSSNLTVEGLQIKNSPQFHFRFDGCQGVHVESLHITAPPLSPNTDGIHIENSNSVTIYNSVISNGDDCVSIGSGSYDVDIRNLTCGPGGHGISIGSLGNHNSHACVSNITVRDSVIKYSNNGVRIKTWQGGFGSVSGVTFNNIHVESVRNPIIIDQYYCMTKDCANKTSAVFVSDITYQGIKGTYDIRSPPMHFGCSDAVPCTNLTLSGIELLPAKGEIVVDPFCWNAYGIVEELSIPPVWCLMSDPPTALQGALVNKCGSP, encoded by the exons ATGAAAATGTTAATTTCTTCTTATACTCGCAACCAAATCCTTTGTTTCATCGCACTAATTATCACACTAACCTCTTTAACTGAATCTCGATACCATCACCACAAAGAGAAACACAAACACAATAGCCATAACCATCACTCTTCAAAACCAGAACCACCTTCTTCCTCAATCTCTCAGCCTCCTACTCCTCCTCCGGGCCCTGATGACTCGCCGTCACCGTCACTACCACCGTCACCTTCCGACGACCCTGAAGAAGACAACAATGGAGTCTACGACGTGAGAAAGTTCGGTGCGGTCGGAGATGGTGCCGCAGACGACACGGAAGCATTCAAAACGGCGTGGGACTCATCATGTAGCAACGGGAACGACACCGTTTCTGTTTTGCTTGTTCCTTACGGCTACACATTTATGATCCAGTCTACTATTTTTACCGGTCCTTGCCATTCTTACCAATTATTCCAA gTGGACGGGACCATTGTAACACCAGATGGACCTGAATCGTGGCCGAGCAATATAAGTAAAAGACAATGGCTTGTTTTCTATAGAGTCAACGGAATGGCTTTGAAAGGCGCCGGAGTTATAGATGGCCGGGGACAGAAATGGTGGGATCTTCCCTGCAAACCTCACCGG ACTGTCAACAAATCTGCAATTGTTGCTGGCCCTTGCGACAGCCCCATT GCTTTGAGGTTCTTTATGAGTTCGAATCTAACGGTGGAAGGtctacaaataaaaaacagCCCGCAGTTTCATTTCAGATTCGACGGTTGTCAAGGAGTTCACGTCGAGTCCCTTCACATCACTGCTCCGCCGTTAAGTCCCAACACTGACGGCATCCACATCGAAAACTCTAACTCCGTTACCATCTACAACTCGGTCATCTCCAACG GAGATGATTGCGTGTCTATTGGTTCGGGATCCTACGATGTTGATATACGGAATCTTACCTGTGGACCCGGTGGCCATGGAATTAG TATTGGAAGTTTGGGCAATCACAACTCACATGCATGCGTCTCAAACATAACCGTCAGAGACTCGGTCATAAAGTACTCCAACAATGGAGTTCGGATCAAAACATGGCAAGGTGGGTTCGGTTCGGTCTCAGGCGTGACGTTCAACAACATCCACGTGGAGTCAGTCCGTAACCCAATAATCATTGACCAATACTATTGCATGACCAAAGACTGTGCCAATAAAACATCTGCCGTTTTCGTATCTGATATTACATACCAAGGCATCAAAGGAACTTATGATATTCGAAGTCCTCCAATGCATTTTGGATGCAGCGATGCAGTTCCATGCACGAATCTAACTCTTTCGGGTATCGAGTTGCTTCCAGCAAAAGGCGAAATCGTTGTGGATCCATTTTGTTGGAATGCTTATGGAATTGTGGAAGAGCTTTCGATTCCTCCGGTTTGGTGTCTCATGTCCGATCCTCCCACGGCGTTGCAAGGTGCTCTTGTTAACAAGTGTGGTTCACCGTGA
- the LOC106377338 gene encoding uncharacterized protein LOC106377338 isoform X1, translated as MSSIASGTVPTTKSVACFRKSASSSSLLHRSSSSRFMPTSLSPIYAKLINSNNSSSVSSSSSSSPPEPLRPVMRSREADRLEEERLRQVHWQDVAVKMVVDAPASVAYKLYADRDLFPKWMPFLSSVEAVEGSPDLSRYLVKFNSFGQNVEYHFLAKNLQPIPDRKLHWRSIEGFANRGSVRFFPRGPSLCLVEINFSFEVPHALAPVAFLMKPFMEKLIRGGLERFAAFVKTS; from the exons ATGTCATCAATAGCTTCTGGTACAGTTCCAACCACCAAATCCGTTGCATGTTTCAGAAAGTCTGCAAGTTCTTCATCTTTGCTTCatcgatcttcttcttctcggttCATGCCAACTTCCTTATCACCTATTTATGCAAAACTCATAAACTCTAACAATAGttcctcagtttcttcatcatcttcctcctcaCCTCCTGAACCCTTAAGACCCGTTATGCGCAGCAGAGAAGCTGATCGACTTGAAGAAGAAAGACTCCGCCAAGTACACTGGCAAGACGTCGC GGTAAAGATGGTAGTGGACGCACCAGCTTCCGTGGCTTACAAGTTATACGCAGATCGTGACTTATTCCCTAAGTGGATGCCATTTTTGTCATCAGTTGAG GCAGTGGAGGGTAGTCCTGATTTATCCCGGTATTTGGTAAAATTCAATTCTTTTGGACAAAATGTTGAATatcattttctcgccaaaaattTGCAG CCAATTCCAGACAGAAAGCTGCACTGGAGATCTATAGAAGGCTTTGCAAATAG agGCAGTGTTCGATTTTTCCCTAGAGGCCCTTCCTTGTGCTTAGTAGAG ATTAATTTTTCATTCGAAGTTCCACATGCTTTAGCTCCAGTTGCATTT TTAATGAAACCGTTTATGGAGAAGCTTATTCGTGGAGGATTGGAACGTTTTGCTGCCTTCGTGAAGACCTCTTAA
- the LOC106377338 gene encoding uncharacterized protein LOC106377338 isoform X2, with protein MSSIASGTVPTTKSVACFRKSASSSSLLHRSSSSRFMPTSLSPIYAKLINSNNSSSVSSSSSSSPPEPLRPVMRSREADRLEEERLRQVHWQDVAVKMVVDAPASVAYKLYADRDLFPKWMPFLSSVEAVEGSPDLSRYLVKFNSFGQNVEYHFLAKNLQPIPDRKLHWRSIEGFANRGSVRFFPRGPSLCLVELMKPFMEKLIRGGLERFAAFVKTS; from the exons ATGTCATCAATAGCTTCTGGTACAGTTCCAACCACCAAATCCGTTGCATGTTTCAGAAAGTCTGCAAGTTCTTCATCTTTGCTTCatcgatcttcttcttctcggttCATGCCAACTTCCTTATCACCTATTTATGCAAAACTCATAAACTCTAACAATAGttcctcagtttcttcatcatcttcctcctcaCCTCCTGAACCCTTAAGACCCGTTATGCGCAGCAGAGAAGCTGATCGACTTGAAGAAGAAAGACTCCGCCAAGTACACTGGCAAGACGTCGC GGTAAAGATGGTAGTGGACGCACCAGCTTCCGTGGCTTACAAGTTATACGCAGATCGTGACTTATTCCCTAAGTGGATGCCATTTTTGTCATCAGTTGAG GCAGTGGAGGGTAGTCCTGATTTATCCCGGTATTTGGTAAAATTCAATTCTTTTGGACAAAATGTTGAATatcattttctcgccaaaaattTGCAG CCAATTCCAGACAGAAAGCTGCACTGGAGATCTATAGAAGGCTTTGCAAATAG agGCAGTGTTCGATTTTTCCCTAGAGGCCCTTCCTTGTGCTTAGTAGAG TTAATGAAACCGTTTATGGAGAAGCTTATTCGTGGAGGATTGGAACGTTTTGCTGCCTTCGTGAAGACCTCTTAA
- the LOC106377339 gene encoding uncharacterized protein LOC106377339, whose translation MSVTVTHMNTINHVSKTCKIPKLQLPICFNRRLAFSSPRKLYPYPQLHPKTLNGSSRFNTRKRTSVSMEWQDCIVKMKVDVPASVAYNFYLYLDPESFPKLMPFISSVEVLKDKPDISRWSLNYSAFGQDIKYSWLARNLQPVPNQKIHWRSVEGLPNKGSVRFFPKGPSSCIVQLTVSYEVSALLTPVASGLRPYFESLLRGGLERFATLAKTT comes from the exons ATGTCTGTAACAGTAACTCACATGAACACGATCAATCATGTGTCAAAAACTTGTAAAATTCCCAAACTCCAGTTACCTATTTGCTTCAATCGCAGATTAGCTTTCTCTTCTCCTCGTAAACTCTATCCGTATCCTCAGTTGCATCCCAAAACCCTAAATGGCTCGTCAAGATTCAATACTCGCAAACGTACCTCTGTTTCCATGGAGTGGCAAGACTGCat AGTGAAGATGAAAGTAGATGTTCCAGCGTCAGTAGCGTATAACTTCTATTTGTACTTGGATCCTGAATCTTTCCCTAAATTGATGCCTTTCATTTCATCTGTAGAG GTGTTAAAGGACAAGCCTGATATATCACGTTGGTCACTTAACTACTCTGCTTTTGGCCAAGACATCAAGTATTCTTGGCTTGCTCGCAATCTTCAG cCTGTTCCTAATCAGAAAATCCATTGGAGATCTGTTGAAGGTCTTCCTAATAA AGGCAGCGTTAGGTTCTTCCCTAAAGGTCCTTCATCTTGCATTGTACAA CTGACCGTATCATATGAAGTCTCTGCGCTTTTAACCCCTGTTGCATCT GGGCTCCGGCCTTATTTTGAAAGCTTGCTTAGAGGTGGACTTGAAAGATTTGCAACCTTGGCTAAAACCACTTAA
- the LOC106414118 gene encoding histone-lysine N-methyltransferase MEDEA, which yields MLFRGFVQESHEGENLPPELNQIKEQIERERFLHIQKSFADRPNVVTHVAYHHSLASTRGAGVNNDGGDNNMLSLRIKKPLHVFKYNPPEEFTSPIPKKQVIKLPIVKQLPRAITWVFTDSNKLMAESDSVIGKKQIIYVNGQAEELSSDDEEDEEETEKEKLEFSKDADWFIWEVGQKHNLDDLVVQSALSKFFELDVSDILERYNDLKKLKINEGDTGEVSDVRIFTSSPETTERRFCRRCLRFDCRVHEEYQPEIYTKENQSNLFEKEDVRKQCSNHCYLKLKGVTEADHMVDNDNYVSNKKGKNVVSEMSQAYNEWTSVEMDLYLKGAKLFGRNSCLITRNVLPGLKTCLEVYNYMHEQDQCKMLLEHEETSETDNQVNKETSRKKPRLVRKKVKHQKHICYPAAIKNTMNEIEKSYKQYTPCTCEPVCGDQCPCFRNGNCCEIYCGCPKTCNNRFGGCNCTKGQCINRKCPCFSNFRECNPDQCRSCSLSCGDGHGSLGETSKTSECKNMQFLLKKHKKILLGMSNVHGWGAFTRHSLKQNEFLGEYTGELVSVDEAEERERADHKLGYSYLFNLNDKFVIDSRRQGNKFRFLNHSSNPNCCAKLMIVKGDQRIGLFAGKAIREGEELFFEYKPGEADRSPSISSDSGSSKSENSSSST from the exons ATGCTTTTTCGCGGTTTTGTTCAGGAAAGTCATGAAGGTGAGAATTTGCCTCCGGAACTGAATCAAATCAAGGAACAAATTGAAAGAGAAAGGTTTCTGCACATTCAG AAATCATTTGCGGATAGACCAAATGTGGTTACTCATGTTGCATATCATCATTCTCTTGCCTCAACCCGGGGTGCTGGAGTAAATAATGATGGAGGGGACAACAATATGCTTTCTTTGAGAATAAAAAAACCTCTTCATGTTTTCAAATATAATCCTCCGGAAGAATTTACATCTCCAATTCCCAAGAAACAAGTTATCAAGCTTCCAATTGTTAAACAGCTACCTCGAGCCATTACCTGGGTCTTCACGGATAG TAATAAGCTAATGGCTGAAAGTGATTCTGTGATCGGTaagaaacaaataatttatGTCAATGGCCAGGCAGAGGAATTGAGCAgcgacgacgaagaagatgaagaagaaaccgAGAAAGAAAAACTGGAATTCTCCAAAGATGCAGATTGGTTTATATG GGAGGTTGGGCAAAAACATAATTTAGATGACCTGGTGGTGCAAAGTGCTCTCTCCAAGTTCTTTGAATTAGATGTTTCAGATATCTTG GAGAGATACAATGATCTCAAGAAGCTTAAGATCAATGAAGGAGATACTGGTGAAGTTTCTGATGTACGCATATTTACTTCTTCTCCGGAGACTACTGAAAGGCGTTTTTGCCGTCGTTGCTTG AGATTCGATTGTCGTGTGCATGAAGAATATCAGCCTGAGATTTATACT AAAGAAAACCAATCTAATTTGTTTGAGAAGGAGGATGTTAGAAAACAGTGCAGTAACCATTGCTACCTTAAG CTAAAGGGTGTCACAGAAGCTGATCATATGGTGGATAATGATAACTATGTATCAAACAAGAAAGGGAAGAATGTGGTCTCAG AGATGTCTCAAGCATACAATGAGTGGACGTCTGTAGAGATGGATCTTTACCTCAAAGGAGCTAAACTCTTTGGTAGAAACAG TTGTCTTATTACAAGAAACGTACTTCCCGGACTTAAGACGTGTTTAGAGGTTTACAATTACATGCATGAGCAAGATCAATGTAAAATGTTACTAGAACATGAAGAAACTTCAGAAACAGACAATCag GTTAATAAAGAGACATCGCGAAAAAAACCTAGGTTGGTCCGGAAAAAAGTCAAACATCAAAAGCATATTTGTTATCCGGCTGCtataaaaaatacaatgaaCGAAATAGAGAAGTCATATAAGCAGTACACACCATGCACTTGCGAGCCGGTATGTGGAGATCAATGCCCTTGTTTCCGTAATGGAAATTGCTGTGAGATATATTGCGG gTGTCCAAAGACATGCAACAATCGCTTTGGAGGATGTAACTGTACAAAGGGTCAATGTATAAACCGAAAATGTCCTTGCTTTTCCAATTTTCGCGAATGCAATCCAGATCAATGTCGGAGTTGTTCGCTTAG ttGTGGAGATGGCCATGGCTCTCTTGGTGAGACATCCAAGACAAGCGAATGCAAGAACATGCAATTCCTCCTTAAGAAACATAAAAAG ATTCTCCTTGGAATGTCTAATGTTCATGGATGGGGTGCATTTACACGG CACTCTCTTAAACAAAATGAGTTTCTCGGAGAATATACTGGAGAATTGGTCTCCGTCGATGAAGCAGAGGAACGTGAGAGAGCAGATCACAAGCTTGGTTATTCCTACCTCTTTAACTTGAATGATAAG tTCGTCATTGATTCTCGCCGTCAAGGAAACAAGTTTAGATTTCTCAATCACTCATCAAATCCTAACTGCTGCGCCAAG TTGATGATTGTTAAAGGAGATCAGAGGATTGGATTATTTGCTGGTAAAGCTATCAGAGAAGGTGAGGAGCTGTTCTTCGAATATAAACCAGGAGAAGCGGATAGGTCTCCTAGCATATCTAGCGACAGTGGTAGCTCGAAGTCAGAGAACAGCAGTTCATCTACTTAG